Proteins from a single region of Amycolatopsis sp. CA-230715:
- a CDS encoding GlxA family transcriptional regulator, translated as MTTVAFLLAPNVHLLDLAGPAQVFSTAADLGLGYELTYVADAEEVPTAQGIPLKAGTAWPELTSADLVLVPGWRAARPPGTGPLSEAALRRVRQHHAVGGPVASVCAGADALGRAGLLDGRRCTTHHDVQDELACRYPKAHVVRDVLYVEDSGIITSAGIASGIDLALHLVATRHGPGAAARIARSMVVYARRNGDAQQTSAMLRHRAHLSDVVHRAQDLIDARFTDRLPLTELAKATGCSERTLTRLFSTTTGLTPLRYQQMLRLERAEHLINDGSPVESAARAVGFEDARMLRRLRSRAALELRAG; from the coding sequence GTGACCACCGTTGCTTTTCTTCTTGCCCCGAACGTGCACCTGCTGGACCTCGCCGGCCCCGCGCAGGTGTTCTCGACGGCTGCCGATCTCGGGCTCGGCTACGAGTTGACCTATGTGGCCGACGCCGAGGAAGTGCCGACGGCGCAAGGTATTCCGTTGAAGGCGGGTACCGCGTGGCCGGAGCTGACCTCGGCGGATCTGGTCTTGGTGCCGGGCTGGCGTGCGGCGCGCCCGCCCGGCACGGGCCCGCTCAGCGAGGCGGCGCTGCGCAGGGTGCGGCAGCATCACGCGGTCGGTGGTCCGGTCGCCAGTGTGTGCGCGGGCGCGGACGCGCTGGGCAGGGCGGGTTTGCTGGACGGGCGCCGCTGCACGACGCATCACGATGTGCAGGACGAACTGGCTTGCCGTTACCCGAAGGCGCACGTGGTGCGCGATGTTTTGTACGTCGAGGACAGCGGCATCATCACTTCGGCCGGTATCGCGAGCGGTATCGATCTCGCGCTGCATCTCGTCGCGACCAGGCATGGCCCTGGCGCGGCCGCCCGGATCGCGAGGTCGATGGTCGTCTATGCCCGTCGCAACGGTGACGCGCAGCAGACGAGCGCGATGTTGCGGCACCGCGCGCATCTGAGTGATGTCGTGCACCGCGCGCAGGACTTGATCGATGCCAGGTTCACCGACCGTCTCCCGCTCACCGAGCTGGCGAAGGCCACGGGTTGCAGCGAACGAACGCTCACCAGGCTGTTCTCCACCACGACCGGCTTGACCCCGTTGCGCTATCAGCAAATGCTCCGCCTGGAGCGCGCCGAGCATTTGATCAACGACGGCTCCCCGGTGGAGTCCGCGGCCCGCGCGGTCGGTTTCGAGGACGCCAGGATGCTCCGCAGGCTCCGTTCGCGCGCGGCGCTGGAACTGCGCGCAGGGTAA
- a CDS encoding HNH endonuclease signature motif containing protein, with translation MAEVALVCRISKAAAEKRAALAVALTSYLPCTLRALESGLIDEYGASRVFSATECLSEELAREVDSLLVGRFDVRDASALRRVVNRIMLQVDPEGYERRRKEKESLRVLEIRHGDHGSSTLFAQLPTDRAQAIYAACDREARRLKQQGDQRTMDQLRADALAQRCLQGPGTGSPRAEIFVYVDLPTLLRLQDNTAELAGYGDISAELAREIAFSSNSTWRRIVRDPITGLPCDMGRASYRAPKPVALYTQVRHRTCCMPGCNRPAQFTDLDHATAWADGGRTDKVNLRPLCRIHHLLKDEPGWKFDTDDEDGTLIVTTPASRSSPRNQRHPGCLGREILTLRAVPAPRANGACGASWRPRNRPRGPRTPPGSRR, from the coding sequence GTGGCCGAGGTTGCTTTGGTGTGCAGGATTTCCAAGGCTGCGGCGGAGAAGCGGGCGGCGCTCGCTGTCGCGTTGACCTCGTATTTGCCTTGTACGTTGAGGGCGCTGGAAAGTGGTCTGATTGACGAGTATGGGGCTTCGCGGGTGTTTTCTGCCACCGAGTGCTTGTCGGAGGAACTGGCGCGCGAAGTTGATTCGTTGTTGGTGGGGCGGTTCGATGTTCGTGATGCGTCGGCGCTGCGGCGGGTCGTGAACCGAATCATGCTGCAGGTTGATCCGGAGGGATACGAGCGGCGGCGCAAGGAAAAGGAAAGCTTGCGGGTGTTGGAGATTCGGCACGGGGATCACGGGTCGTCGACCCTGTTCGCGCAACTTCCCACGGATCGGGCTCAGGCGATCTACGCCGCGTGCGATCGCGAAGCGCGGCGGTTGAAGCAGCAGGGTGACCAGCGAACGATGGATCAGCTTCGGGCGGATGCGTTGGCGCAGCGGTGTTTGCAAGGGCCGGGTACGGGGTCGCCGCGTGCGGAGATCTTCGTGTACGTGGACCTGCCCACCTTGCTTCGCCTGCAGGACAACACGGCCGAACTTGCCGGATACGGCGACATTTCGGCGGAGCTGGCGCGCGAGATCGCGTTCTCGTCGAATTCGACCTGGCGGCGAATCGTGCGCGATCCGATCACCGGGCTGCCGTGCGACATGGGGCGCGCCAGCTACCGCGCGCCGAAACCCGTGGCACTGTACACCCAGGTCCGGCACCGCACCTGCTGCATGCCGGGCTGCAACCGGCCCGCCCAGTTCACCGACCTCGACCACGCCACCGCATGGGCCGACGGCGGCCGCACCGACAAGGTCAACCTCCGCCCGCTGTGCCGAATCCACCACCTGCTGAAAGACGAGCCCGGCTGGAAATTCGACACCGACGACGAAGACGGGACGCTGATCGTGACCACGCCGGCGAGCAGGTCATCACCGAGAAATCAGCGACATCCGGGGTGCTTGGGACGTGAAATCCTTACCCTGCGCGCAGTTCCAGCGCCGCGCGCGAACGGAGCCTGCGGAGCATCCTGGCGTCCTCGAAACCGACCGCGCGGGCCGCGGACTCCACCGGGGAGCCGTCGTTGA
- a CDS encoding ATP-binding protein yields the protein MPRKPGIIRILGPTKIDETPVGGPGLRALLARLALNPGRTIPATTLIDDLYGNTPPEGAPDAIRSQVSRLRKNIAVEFTSTGYRLAIDETQVDATKFENLLAQAKTTNNEALLDEALALWQGPALADITAPFAAPVATRLTELKLTATEDKAEASLARGAPDITTLRELVDHHPLRERAAALLMRALAAQGRQAEALTIFDRTKRALATELGIDPSEDLAAAHLEVLRGNKRRTRLPEPISSLVGRTTELTKLTELLRAARLVTVTGPGGVGKTRLAIEAARSLPGRVWFVELAPTTDIRQAIAGTLGIRDMRRLDAALSEPDTTLVLDNCEHVIEESAAIAEHLLTTCPDLRILTTSREPLDITGERICPLATLDDDASTRLFRERSIPGTDLDPVLLHQVCTALDGLPLAIELAAARTRTLPLDELATRLDDRFTVLAKGARTAEPRHRSLHDVVAWSWELLSDAERTVACGLSVFAGGATPRAVEAVCGDPAELVDKSLVELVGGRYRMLETIRAFCVDHQTDPEPVRRRHAEYFLEFALGKDSDLRGHAQADALAAFRAEHANLVAALTWAVDTDPVLALDLVAALSWYWWLGGIRGEAVPFAVDLLAKFADGPPRDRVEEYLLCVLAAGERAGVHRERGAELLGEPGLRLRRVYILFLWSLSTAPVAVGATPSLPTDPWSVAFGQMGDGLIHLFTGDPRAAEADFGRAVDGFRAVGDRWAVANALDHLAVFARWRGEYDRELAILDEAVESMARFGSAEDAAELRCRHAAALARVGDRDGARAELEVAAVQAGRIGVQRALAHCGLGDLARLDGDLVAATSWYERALAESDEPSVAAEATRSAAFVGLGRIALAEHDTERARSCHEQALAVALRRGNRPVAAAAIEALAEVEQDAARSAMLLGTATAVRGTRWIGNADLDRLAGRVRAELGSARFAALVTAAAARSGEEALTAAVSDRFVLGSPTRPSSPL from the coding sequence GTGCCCCGAAAACCCGGCATCATCCGCATACTGGGCCCAACCAAGATCGACGAGACCCCTGTAGGCGGCCCAGGCCTACGAGCCCTACTCGCCCGCCTAGCGCTGAACCCCGGACGAACGATCCCCGCCACCACCCTCATAGACGACCTCTACGGCAACACCCCACCCGAAGGCGCCCCCGACGCCATCAGATCCCAAGTCTCACGGCTGCGAAAAAACATCGCAGTCGAGTTCACCTCCACCGGATACCGACTAGCCATCGACGAAACCCAAGTAGACGCAACCAAGTTCGAAAACCTACTAGCACAAGCCAAAACCACGAACAACGAGGCGCTACTGGACGAAGCCCTAGCCCTCTGGCAAGGCCCAGCACTAGCCGACATCACCGCCCCGTTCGCCGCCCCCGTCGCGACCCGCCTGACCGAACTAAAACTCACCGCCACGGAAGACAAAGCCGAAGCCTCACTAGCGCGAGGCGCGCCCGACATCACGACCCTGCGCGAACTGGTCGACCACCACCCACTCCGCGAACGAGCCGCAGCCCTCCTCATGAGAGCGCTGGCAGCCCAAGGACGGCAAGCCGAAGCACTCACCATCTTCGACCGAACCAAACGAGCACTGGCCACTGAACTAGGCATCGACCCCTCCGAAGACCTGGCCGCCGCCCACCTGGAAGTGCTCAGAGGAAACAAGCGTCGAACCCGGCTACCAGAGCCGATCAGCAGTTTGGTCGGCAGAACAACAGAACTGACGAAACTCACCGAGCTGCTTCGCGCAGCGAGACTGGTCACCGTGACCGGCCCCGGCGGAGTCGGCAAGACCCGCCTCGCGATCGAAGCCGCACGATCGCTCCCCGGCCGCGTCTGGTTCGTCGAACTGGCCCCGACCACCGATATCCGGCAAGCAATCGCTGGAACACTGGGAATCCGTGACATGCGACGTCTGGACGCGGCATTGTCCGAACCGGACACCACGCTGGTACTGGACAACTGCGAGCACGTCATCGAAGAATCCGCAGCGATCGCGGAACACCTTCTCACCACGTGCCCGGACCTCCGAATTCTGACCACGAGCCGAGAACCCCTCGACATCACCGGCGAGCGCATCTGTCCACTCGCAACACTCGACGACGACGCGTCCACGAGGCTGTTCCGCGAACGATCAATCCCCGGGACCGACCTCGACCCGGTTCTCCTGCACCAGGTCTGCACCGCACTGGACGGACTGCCGCTGGCGATCGAACTCGCCGCCGCCCGAACCAGAACCCTGCCGCTCGACGAACTGGCCACCCGGCTCGACGACCGGTTCACCGTGCTCGCCAAGGGAGCGCGCACCGCGGAGCCGCGCCACCGATCCCTGCACGACGTCGTGGCATGGAGCTGGGAACTGCTGTCGGACGCCGAGCGGACTGTCGCGTGTGGACTGTCCGTGTTCGCCGGTGGAGCGACACCCCGAGCCGTCGAAGCGGTGTGCGGCGACCCGGCGGAACTTGTCGACAAATCACTGGTGGAACTCGTCGGCGGGCGGTACCGGATGCTCGAAACCATCCGAGCCTTCTGCGTGGACCACCAGACCGACCCGGAACCGGTGCGACGTCGACACGCGGAGTACTTCCTCGAATTCGCCCTGGGCAAGGATTCCGACCTGCGAGGCCACGCGCAGGCGGACGCGCTCGCCGCGTTCCGCGCCGAGCACGCCAACCTGGTAGCGGCACTGACTTGGGCCGTGGACACGGATCCCGTGCTCGCGCTCGACCTGGTCGCCGCACTGTCCTGGTACTGGTGGCTGGGCGGCATCCGAGGCGAAGCCGTCCCGTTCGCCGTCGACCTGCTGGCGAAGTTCGCGGACGGGCCGCCGCGCGACCGCGTCGAGGAGTACCTGCTGTGCGTGCTCGCCGCCGGTGAGCGCGCGGGAGTGCATCGCGAGCGCGGTGCGGAATTGCTGGGCGAACCCGGTCTGCGGCTGCGCCGCGTCTACATCCTGTTCCTCTGGTCGCTTTCGACGGCCCCGGTCGCCGTCGGTGCCACGCCGTCGCTCCCCACGGATCCGTGGTCGGTCGCTTTCGGACAGATGGGGGATGGGCTGATCCATCTGTTCACCGGCGACCCGCGCGCGGCCGAAGCCGATTTCGGCCGCGCGGTGGACGGGTTCCGCGCGGTCGGGGACCGGTGGGCGGTCGCGAACGCGCTCGACCACCTGGCCGTTTTCGCGCGGTGGCGCGGTGAATACGACCGCGAACTCGCCATCCTCGACGAGGCCGTCGAATCGATGGCCCGGTTCGGTTCGGCCGAGGACGCGGCCGAACTGCGCTGCCGCCACGCCGCCGCGCTCGCACGGGTCGGTGACCGCGACGGAGCGCGCGCGGAACTCGAGGTCGCCGCCGTGCAGGCCGGGCGGATCGGCGTCCAGCGAGCGCTCGCGCACTGCGGCCTCGGCGACCTGGCCCGGCTCGACGGTGACCTGGTCGCTGCCACGAGCTGGTACGAGCGGGCGCTGGCGGAATCCGACGAGCCGTCGGTGGCGGCAGAGGCGACGCGATCGGCCGCTTTCGTCGGACTCGGCCGCATCGCCTTGGCCGAGCATGACACCGAAAGGGCCAGGTCGTGCCACGAGCAAGCGCTTGCGGTCGCACTGCGGCGCGGGAATCGGCCGGTGGCAGCCGCCGCGATCGAAGCGCTCGCCGAAGTCGAGCAGGACGCCGCGCGCTCCGCGATGTTGCTCGGCACCGCGACGGCGGTGCGCGGCACGCGGTGGATCGGGAACGCCGACCTGGACCGGCTCGCCGGCCGGGTCCGCGCCGAACTCGGCTCCGCACGGTTCGCCGCGCTGGTCACGGCCGCCGCCGCGCGGTCAGGGGAGGAGGCGCTGACGGCCGCCGTCAGCGATCGGTTCGTGCTCGGTTCGCCGACGCGGCCATCGTCGCCGCTATGA
- a CDS encoding FAD-dependent monooxygenase: MTTPQRTVLISGAGIAGPALAYWLAEYGFSTTVVETAPAPRPGGYKVDIRGKAMEVVARMGLESAVRALSTDMRGGSVVDAAGRPVATMDGATIGFRAEGDDEVLRGDLARLLHDTTKDRVEYLFGDTITALEDRDDGVRVTFDHAADRRFDLVIGADGQHSRVRALRFGDERQFTRDLGHCVSVFGVPNHLGLDRWELVHHAPGRMVNVYSTAADDEAKAAFYFASPPRFDHGDTAAQRRIVAEVFDGMGWEVPRLLASLPDTADFYFDALAVIEMPSWSRGRVALVGDAAYGASPAAGQGTSLALVGAYVLAGELATAGHATAFGAYAARMRDFVVRNQKLAANVKRMVPRSRTQIRVQTAMMRIGPRLPGTSFVMRKVVEQISSTANAIELPDYRAATRTASARRK, from the coding sequence ATGACCACACCACAGCGAACCGTGCTCATCTCCGGCGCAGGCATCGCCGGGCCCGCACTCGCCTACTGGCTCGCCGAGTACGGCTTCTCCACGACCGTCGTCGAGACCGCGCCCGCACCGAGGCCGGGCGGGTACAAGGTGGACATCCGCGGCAAGGCCATGGAAGTCGTCGCCAGAATGGGGCTGGAATCCGCGGTGCGCGCGCTCAGCACCGACATGCGGGGCGGCTCCGTAGTGGACGCCGCGGGACGGCCGGTGGCCACAATGGACGGTGCCACCATCGGTTTCCGCGCCGAAGGAGACGACGAAGTGCTGCGTGGCGATCTCGCTCGCCTGCTCCACGACACCACAAAGGACCGCGTCGAGTACCTGTTCGGCGACACGATCACCGCGCTCGAAGACCGCGACGACGGCGTGCGAGTGACCTTCGACCATGCCGCGGACCGCAGGTTCGACCTGGTGATCGGTGCCGACGGGCAGCATTCGCGCGTCCGCGCGCTCCGCTTCGGCGACGAGCGGCAGTTCACCAGGGACCTCGGGCACTGCGTTTCGGTGTTCGGGGTGCCGAACCATCTCGGCCTCGACCGGTGGGAGCTGGTGCACCACGCCCCCGGCCGCATGGTGAACGTGTACAGCACCGCTGCCGACGACGAAGCGAAGGCCGCGTTCTACTTCGCGTCCCCGCCGCGGTTCGACCATGGCGACACGGCGGCGCAGCGCCGGATCGTCGCCGAGGTGTTCGACGGTATGGGCTGGGAGGTGCCGCGGCTGCTGGCGTCCCTTCCGGACACGGCCGACTTCTACTTCGACGCGCTCGCCGTGATCGAAATGCCGAGCTGGTCGCGCGGACGGGTCGCGCTGGTCGGCGACGCCGCGTACGGCGCGTCCCCCGCGGCGGGCCAGGGCACCAGCTTGGCGCTCGTCGGTGCGTACGTGCTCGCGGGAGAACTGGCCACGGCCGGGCACGCCACCGCGTTCGGCGCCTACGCGGCGCGGATGCGGGATTTCGTGGTGCGCAACCAGAAACTGGCCGCCAACGTCAAGCGCATGGTGCCGCGTTCGCGGACGCAGATCCGGGTGCAGACGGCCATGATGCGGATCGGGCCGCGCCTGCCGGGGACGAGCTTCGTGATGAGGAAGGTGGTCGAGCAGATCAGCTCGACCGCGAACGCGATCGAGCTGCCCGACTACCGCGCCGCTACGCGAACAGCTTCTGCACGAAGGAAATGA
- a CDS encoding TIGR03086 family metal-binding protein: MRREPAVMDGVALLERAVTYVLGSLALADPAALRERTPCRQWDLRALLAHLADSLTALHEAAETGHVPMTAPTGAGDDPVAAVRDRARLLIGAWADPGRGTVSIEDHSLTAGVVTCAGALEIAVHGWDIAWSCAAPRPVPDALAGELLDLAPLFVSDVDRPHRFGLPVAVSTGASPSDRLVAYCGRDPSVSSAQS, from the coding sequence ATGCGCCGCGAACCCGCCGTGATGGACGGTGTCGCGCTGCTGGAACGCGCCGTCACCTACGTCCTCGGTTCGCTCGCGCTGGCCGACCCGGCCGCGCTGCGCGAACGAACGCCGTGCCGTCAGTGGGATCTGCGCGCGCTGCTGGCGCACCTCGCGGATTCCCTCACCGCGCTGCACGAAGCGGCCGAAACCGGGCACGTCCCGATGACCGCGCCGACCGGCGCCGGTGACGACCCGGTGGCCGCGGTCCGCGACCGGGCGAGACTGCTGATCGGCGCCTGGGCGGATCCTGGACGCGGCACGGTGTCCATTGAGGACCATTCGCTCACCGCGGGCGTCGTGACCTGCGCGGGCGCGCTCGAGATCGCCGTGCACGGCTGGGACATCGCGTGGAGCTGCGCGGCGCCCCGGCCGGTACCGGACGCGCTCGCCGGGGAGCTGCTCGACCTCGCGCCACTCTTCGTGTCCGATGTAGACCGTCCACACCGGTTCGGGCTGCCGGTGGCGGTGTCCACCGGCGCGTCGCCGAGTGACCGGCTCGTCGCGTACTGCGGACGAGATCCCAGTGTTAGCTCAGCGCAGTCTTAA
- a CDS encoding sigma-70 family RNA polymerase sigma factor, with translation MLSPVDGDFLDKADPYRRELMAHCYRMLGSVHDAEDLVQETYLRAWRGYDRFEGRSSLRTWLYRIATSACLTALEGRSRRPMPTGLGGSSDPGDELIEQGEIPWLEPIPDRMTDPASVVGSRESLRLALVAALQHLPPRQRAVLVLRDVLQWRAAEVADAVGTSTAAVNSILQRARVRLAQVRPSEDSVTEPTDAEQRALLDRYSAAMERKDVAAIVELCTADVVWEMPPFGNWYLGPEAVGRHLSLHCPGEAGDLRLLPIEANGQPGVAIYLRGPDGDFHAFNLQVFTITAVGISHVGTFLDVALFSKFALPESLPADREPAN, from the coding sequence ATGCTCAGCCCGGTGGACGGCGATTTCCTCGACAAGGCGGACCCGTACCGCCGCGAACTGATGGCGCACTGCTACCGGATGCTCGGTTCGGTCCACGACGCCGAGGACCTCGTGCAGGAGACCTACCTCCGCGCCTGGCGCGGTTACGACCGCTTCGAGGGCCGGTCTTCGCTGCGCACCTGGCTGTACCGGATCGCGACGAGCGCTTGCCTGACCGCGCTCGAAGGGCGGTCGCGCCGCCCGATGCCGACCGGGCTCGGCGGCAGCTCTGACCCCGGTGACGAGCTGATCGAACAGGGCGAAATCCCTTGGCTCGAACCGATCCCCGACCGGATGACCGATCCCGCGTCGGTCGTCGGGTCCCGGGAATCCCTGCGCCTCGCGCTCGTCGCCGCCCTGCAGCACCTGCCGCCGCGCCAGCGCGCGGTGCTCGTCCTGCGCGACGTACTCCAGTGGCGCGCGGCCGAGGTCGCCGACGCGGTCGGCACCAGCACGGCGGCGGTGAACAGCATCCTGCAGCGCGCCCGGGTGCGGCTGGCGCAGGTCCGCCCGTCCGAAGACAGCGTGACCGAGCCGACCGACGCCGAGCAGCGCGCGCTGCTCGACCGGTATTCGGCGGCGATGGAACGCAAGGACGTCGCCGCGATCGTCGAGCTGTGCACCGCCGACGTGGTGTGGGAGATGCCGCCGTTCGGCAACTGGTATCTGGGGCCCGAAGCCGTCGGGCGGCACCTCTCGCTGCACTGTCCCGGCGAGGCAGGCGATCTCCGGCTGCTGCCGATCGAGGCCAACGGCCAGCCGGGCGTCGCCATCTACCTCCGCGGCCCCGACGGCGACTTCCACGCGTTCAACCTGCAGGTCTTCACCATCACCGCGGTCGGAATCAGCCATGTCGGCACGTTCCTCGACGTCGCGCTGTTCTCGAAGTTCGCCCTTCCGGAGAGCCTTCCCGCCGACCGCGAGCCCGCGAACTGA
- a CDS encoding RNA polymerase sigma factor: MEERDRVRTLFACCHPSLGREARVALTLRLACGVEIADIARVFLVPEQVMAARLADATRAKERLPDRMPFGAELPERLDAVLDVVHLLYTTGHTATEGDVLVRGDVVALAVELAEALHELMPDEVEVRGLLALLLVTDARRAARTDGEGRLVTLEDQDRATWDRAAIDEGRRLVAGALRAGRPGRFTLQAAIATVHASAPSFARTDWSQIVVLYDELLEAWPSPVVALNRAIALGMADGPAAALAELDALDRDGALAGYRYLPAARADMLRRLGRHAEAAAAYRDALALQGNGPEREFLLGRLAEVVARA, from the coding sequence ATGGAGGAACGTGACCGGGTGCGGACGCTCTTCGCGTGCTGCCATCCGTCACTCGGCCGCGAGGCGAGGGTGGCGCTCACCCTGCGGCTCGCGTGCGGGGTGGAGATCGCCGACATCGCACGGGTGTTCCTGGTGCCGGAGCAGGTCATGGCCGCACGGCTCGCCGACGCCACGCGGGCGAAGGAGCGCCTGCCGGACCGGATGCCGTTCGGCGCGGAGCTGCCGGAGCGGCTCGACGCGGTGCTCGACGTCGTCCACCTGCTCTACACGACCGGGCACACCGCCACCGAGGGTGACGTGCTGGTGCGCGGCGATGTCGTGGCGCTCGCCGTCGAGCTGGCCGAGGCGCTGCACGAGCTGATGCCGGACGAGGTCGAGGTCCGTGGCCTGCTGGCGCTGCTGCTGGTCACCGACGCCAGGCGCGCGGCGAGGACGGACGGCGAGGGCAGGCTGGTGACGCTGGAGGACCAGGACCGCGCCACGTGGGACCGCGCCGCGATCGACGAGGGACGGCGGCTGGTCGCCGGCGCGCTGCGGGCGGGACGTCCCGGCCGGTTCACCCTGCAGGCGGCGATCGCCACCGTGCACGCGAGCGCGCCGAGCTTCGCGCGCACCGACTGGTCGCAGATCGTGGTGCTGTACGACGAACTGCTCGAAGCGTGGCCCTCCCCGGTTGTGGCGCTCAACCGGGCGATCGCGCTCGGCATGGCCGACGGCCCGGCCGCCGCGCTGGCGGAGCTGGACGCGCTCGACCGGGACGGCGCACTGGCCGGGTACCGCTACCTGCCCGCCGCGCGGGCTGACATGCTGCGCAGGCTCGGCCGCCACGCCGAAGCCGCGGCGGCGTACCGGGATGCGTTGGCGCTGCAGGGAAACGGGCCGGAACGGGAGTTCCTGCTCGGTAGGCTCGCCGAGGTGGTGGCGCGCGCTTGA
- the ahcY gene encoding adenosylhomocysteinase, with translation MKHQTINGVEFAVADLALAEAGRTQIRLAEHEMPGLMATRREYAAAQPLKGARIAGSLHMTVQTAVLIETLVALGAQVRWVSCNIFSTQDEAAAAVVVGPDGTPESPQGTSVFAWKGETLEEYWWCTDRLFEFPDGPPTSILDDGGDATLLVHKGVEFEKTGAVPSPSEEDPEDYQLLLRTLAESLRNDSKRFTKVAAEIRGVTEETTAGVNRLYRFARDGELLFPAINVNDSVTKSKFDNKYGIRHSLVDGLNRATDVMLGGKIAVVCGYGDVGKGAAESLRGQGARVVVTEVDPICALQAAMDGLEVLRLEDVVERGDIFVTTTGNCDIIMAADMVKMKHNAVVANVGHFDNEIDMAGLAKVPGVRKKEIKPQVHEWTFPDGHAILVLSEGRLMNLGNATGHPSFVMSNSFTNQTIAQIEVFTKPGSYGKDVYTLPKHLDEKVARLHLDALGVRLTELTKKQAEYIGVDVHGPYKLDHYRY, from the coding sequence GTGAAGCACCAAACCATCAACGGCGTCGAGTTCGCGGTGGCGGATCTCGCACTGGCCGAGGCGGGCCGCACCCAGATCCGCCTCGCCGAGCACGAGATGCCCGGCCTGATGGCGACGCGCCGCGAATACGCGGCGGCGCAACCGTTGAAGGGCGCGAGGATCGCGGGTTCGCTGCACATGACCGTGCAGACCGCGGTGCTCATCGAAACACTGGTCGCACTCGGCGCGCAGGTGCGCTGGGTGTCGTGCAACATCTTCTCCACCCAGGACGAGGCCGCGGCCGCCGTGGTGGTCGGGCCGGACGGCACGCCGGAGAGTCCACAAGGGACATCCGTGTTCGCCTGGAAGGGCGAAACTCTCGAAGAGTACTGGTGGTGCACCGATCGGCTCTTCGAATTCCCCGACGGGCCGCCGACCTCCATTCTCGACGACGGCGGCGACGCGACGCTGCTCGTCCACAAGGGAGTGGAGTTCGAGAAGACGGGCGCGGTACCGAGCCCCAGCGAAGAAGACCCGGAGGACTACCAGCTCCTCCTCCGCACGCTCGCGGAGAGCCTGCGCAATGACAGCAAGCGGTTCACCAAGGTCGCCGCGGAAATCCGTGGTGTCACGGAAGAAACGACGGCCGGTGTCAACCGCCTGTACCGGTTCGCGCGCGACGGCGAGCTGCTCTTCCCAGCGATCAACGTCAACGACTCGGTGACGAAGTCCAAGTTCGACAACAAGTACGGCATCCGGCACTCCCTTGTGGACGGTCTGAACCGGGCGACGGACGTGATGCTCGGCGGCAAGATCGCCGTGGTGTGCGGTTACGGCGACGTCGGCAAGGGCGCCGCGGAATCGTTGCGCGGCCAGGGCGCCCGCGTGGTGGTCACCGAGGTGGATCCGATCTGCGCGCTGCAGGCCGCGATGGACGGGCTCGAAGTGCTGCGCCTGGAAGATGTCGTCGAGCGCGGCGACATCTTCGTCACCACCACCGGGAACTGCGACATCATCATGGCCGCGGACATGGTGAAGATGAAGCACAACGCCGTCGTCGCGAACGTGGGCCACTTCGACAACGAGATCGACATGGCCGGGCTGGCGAAGGTCCCGGGGGTGCGGAAGAAGGAGATCAAGCCGCAGGTCCACGAGTGGACTTTCCCCGACGGGCACGCGATCCTCGTGCTGTCCGAGGGCAGGCTGATGAACCTCGGCAACGCGACCGGGCACCCGAGCTTCGTGATGTCGAACTCGTTCACCAACCAGACGATCGCGCAGATCGAGGTCTTCACCAAGCCGGGCAGCTACGGCAAGGACGTCTACACCCTGCCGAAGCACCTTGACGAGAAGGTCGCGCGCCTGCACCTCGACGCGCTCGGCGTGCGGCTCACCGAGCTGACCAAGAAGCAGGCCGAATACATCGGCGTCGACGTCCACGGTCCGTACAAACTGGACCACTACCGCTACTGA